The Flavobacteriales bacterium DNA segment GTATAAGAGACTATTTATAAAAATTCATCTCGTCGATATACTCCATAATCTTGGGAGGTAAGAAATAGCTAACGGCTTTATTTTCTTGAATACATTTTCTAATAAAATCAGCAGAAATATCCATCATAGGAGCTTGGGTGAGGTGTATCTTTGGGTGATTTTCTAATTCACAATTTTTAGCCTTAGGTCTAGGATACACATAGACCTCGTGCCATTCTAGTATAGCCTCATAATTTTTCCATTTGTGAAAGTTGCTCAAGTTGTCTTGTCCCATAATAAGTGCAAAATCTTCCTCAGGGTAACTTTCTCTAAGGTGTGCTAGGGTGTCAACGGTATAGGAGGGAATAGGCAAGGAAAATTCTATGTTTGATGCCGTTAGTTTAGGGTCGTCTTCGGTAGCTATTCGAACGAGAACTAAACGGTGTTGTTGGTCGAGTAGAGTACTTTTTGTTTTAAAGGGATTTTGAGGCGATACCACAAACCATATTTTATCTATGTCAGTATGTTCGAGCATATATTGAGCAATTGCCATATGCCCTACATGAATGGGATTAAATGAACCAAAAAATAAACCTGTTTTCATCTTAGTCAACTAAAAAATCTTGTACCATTTCCAAAGCTTGTTGACAAGCTCGTTCTAAATTTTCATTGACTAACACCTTGTCAAAATCACTCCTGTGTGTCATTTCTTGGGATGCTTTACCAATGCGTTTTTGAAGGTCTTCCTCGCTTTCAGTTCCTCTGTTGCGAAGCCTTTCTTCTAAAATACCTAAAGACGGGGGTGCTACAAAAACAGATAAAGCTTTTTCGCCAAAGTGTTGTTTGAGAGAAATACCACCCTTTACATCTACATCAAAAATAATGGCTTTGCCATTGGACCATATGCGTTCAACTTCTTCTAGTAAAGTGCCGTAAAATAAATTGGGATAGACTTCTTCCCATTCCAAGAACAGCTTATTTTCTATGCCTTTTTTAAAGTCTTCAACCGACAAAAAATGGTAGTCTTTGCCATTGACTTCGTTTTGGCGTGGGGCTCTACTACATGCCGATATAGAAAACGACAATTGAGAGGTCAAGTTCTGGAGTAGGTGTTTGACAACAGTGGTTTTACCAGCACCCGATGGGGCGGAAAAAATGATGACTTTATTAGAGGACATTGAGGATTTGTTCTTTTATTTTTTCTAATTCGTCTTTCATTTGCACTACTTGTTGTTGCATCTCGGCATTGTTTGATTTGGAACCTATGGTATTGATTTCACGACCTATTTCTTGACAGATAAAACCTAATTTTTTACCCTCAGAAATATCCGAATTCATAGTTTCTAAAAAGTAATTCAGGTGATTGGATAGACGGACAATTTCTTCTGTTACGTCTAGTTTTTCAAGGTAGTATATGAGTTCTTGTTCTAATCTATTTTCGTCAACATTAGATTTCAATTCACCGAGTTTTTCTACAATACGCTCTCTAATATTAGCTACCCTTTGATGTTCTTCCTTTTCTATGCTAAGCATTATGCCACGTATATTTTCTATTCGCAGTTTAAAGTCTTGAGCTAAGGATTGCCCTTCATCTTCTCGGAATTGAGTTAAGGCATTAGACGCTTGTTGTATAAGGCTTTCTATAGTTTCCCATTCTTGTGGGTCTATTTCTTCTTTTTCTACTTTCATGACTTCTGGCATACGCATAACAGTACTCATTAGTTCGTCATTACTTTCGAGTTCTTTAGTGATGTTTTGCAAGTCATGGTAATATTTTTTGACTACCTCAGCATTGATATTGGCAGTCTTTTCAGTACCAGTATATTCCACAAATAGAGAACAGTCAATTTTGCCTCTACTTAGAGCCGTACTCAATAGTTTGCGTATGTTCAATTCTTTATCTCGGTAAGAGCTGGGCACACGAACGTTCATATCGATTTGCTTACTATTTAAGGATTTAATCTCTACAGTAAACTTTTTGTTATGAGCATTGGTTTCGGCTTTTCCATAGCCTGTCATCGATAGAATCATAGTGTATGAATTAATTAGCAAAGGTAATAAATTGCTAGTCTTGTACTGCTTTTGTTTTGTGACTAACTAAATAAACCCCCAAAAAGATAAGAATGCTTGAGCCTATTTTGGTCAAATCGAGGCTATCGCTACTTGCTATTATAGCTACTATACTTGCCAAAACGGGTTGTAAATAGATGTAGGTGCTTACTGTTGAGGGGTTTAGAGTCTTCAATCCGTAGATGTTAAAGAGGTAAGCAAAAAAAGTAGTGCCTATGACTACAAAAACTACTCGCCATAAAATACCACTGGGCATAGTCGCCCATTGTATGGCTTGGAAATCCGACCATCCAAAAGGAATAACAAATAGAATACCAAACAAAAACACCCAACTAATTACTGTTATGGGTTTATATTTTTGCATGAGGGGTTTTACCAGTACTAGATATACAGCGTAGGAGGAGGCATTGATAAACACCATAATATTACCCCAAAAATGTTCATTGTTCAAACTAAGTTGCCCACCATTGGTAATAAGCAATATTGCACCTAAGGCACCTAAGGCCACACCGATTCCTTTCTTAAAGTTAAATTTCTCGGTAGCTAAAGCGATACCGAATAACAAAACTAAGATGGGATTGCTTACCATTATAACGGCAGCATTGATGGGTGTGGTGAGGTTCAGTCCTTCAAAAAATAGCATTTGATTGATGGCTACTCCAAACAATCCACAGATAGCCAGTTTCAGTAAATCTCCTTTTTTAACTTTTTCGTAATAAAAAAGAGCATAGCATAGCCAAAATAAAATAACAGCCCCTGTAACTCTAACCAAAATAAATCCTAAGGGCTCAATATATTCAGGCATCACCTCTTTAGCAACGGTGAAGTTGATACCATAAATGAGGTTGGCAGCAAAAAGGGCTAAGTGGGCAAGTAGTCGTTTATTCATTCAGTGCAGAGCTAAGTGCTTCAATGGTTTTTTTACTGTTGCCAACAAATATTTTATCGTTGACGATAAAAACTGGTCGCTTAAGGAAAGTATCTTCCTCTAAAATTAATTGCCGATAATCGCTTTCACTAAGAGCTTTGTCTTTCAGTCCCATACTTTTGTATTTCATGGCACGTCTGCTAAATAAGGACTCATAAGAGCCGCTCATTTTTGCCATATTATCCAATTGCTCGGCACTAATTTTTTCTGTTCGTATCTCTTGCAATTGCCACTTCCAATTCACCTCATTTAAGATGCGTTGGCAGGTGCTGCATTGGGCTAGATAGTAGGCTTTTATCATAATTCCTTTTAATTATAGAGGCAAATATACCAACAAAAACACTTTATAATCATTTCTCTTTCTTATTGGGAACGTATTTGATAAACTAACAACTTTACAAAGATTACTATTTGTCTAATTAAGAGAGTAAAAACAACTAGCTATTGAATAACTAATAAACGGATTGAGGATAATAAAAAAAGTATTGAAGACGTAAGGCTTGCTTAGTGTTTACGAATAAATAGATTTAAAACCTAAGTAATTAGTATTATTTTTGATAGACTACTAATCGATTTTAAAGTTATTAAATTGCTATGAAAAATTACCTACTTACGCTCATTATTAGTATCTGTTCTGCGCAACTTTCAGCTCAAACGGCACCTAATATAAATTTCACCGATTTAGATGGTACGACCCATGATTTATATTCCTATTTAAATGATGGATATACTGTCGTGTTGGATTTCTCTTATGAATATTGCGGTCCTTGTAAAGATTGGTCAAATAATGTTGGTCATGAAATATGGGCAGAGCATGGTCTTGATGGGGACAACACTATACGTATGTTTCATTTTGACGTCTATGATTTTTCGGATCAAGCTGTTGCAAGTTATACTCAAGCTTGGGGCATCAATTATCCTGTTATTAATTTAACCTCTAGTACCGACGTTCCAGAATATCCGCAAGAAGGTTATCCGACAATATATATCATTTGTCCTGATAAGTCGTATTTTGAAACGGGAGGTTATGGCTTTCCATCATCTGAGATGGATGCTCAATACTATTTAGCAAGTTGTAGAGGAGCCGATTTATCTAATAATAAAGCTGTGGTAGCAACAGGTTCACCAACTTCTTCTACCATTTGCGACAGTCCTCCATTGACTTTTTCTCCTAAAATACACGTGTACAACAGTGAGTCTGCCGTAAGTGACAGTGCTACTTTTTTCTTTATGGATGAGTACCCAGTAAAAGTTTTTATCAACGGAGAGTATTATTCAACTCAAACTATAGACCCTTGGGCTAATGGATCGGTAACCAATTTGGATGATGAAGCCTACCTCGAGCCTATTCCGGTAAGCCCTGGTGACGAAATCGCTTTAGTTATTGATTTTGAGGGAGATAATTATCCAGATGATGATACATCTAAAGTGACTATTCCCAACAATATCAACACGCTCAGTTCAAGCGATACGACTTTAATTATTTCTGCATCAGCTAGTAATGAAATCTATTATGATGTTTATAATGCAGCAGGAGTGCCTGTAAGTTATGGCGAAACACCAGGACAATTTACTCTTTCTAAAGATAGTTGCTACAGTATTTCTTTTCTAAATGCTAATGTAACTGGCGGAAGTCTGAAAGATGTTTCGGGGAATATATTGGTGTCTTATGAAGTAGGAGATTTTATCGGTTATCAAACGCCTAGGTTATTTTTTCATGTAGGAATGAATACGGTTGATATTACAGAACAAGACTTTTCAGATGAGCAATTGGTAGATTTTTACTTTTTAGATTTATTAGGCAAGCGTTGTAGTTCCATTCATTTGAATGATTTGCCTCAGGGCATTTATGTTCAAGTAAAGCACTATCAAAATGGACAAGTACGAACAGAAAAAATAGTTAAGAATAATTAAAAACACATAAAAAAATGAAGCTATGAAAATGTTAAAATTATTAAAAATAACGCTATTAGCTACTGGTATTTTCTTTGTGCTAAACACAAAAGCTCAAGTTGCGCCTAACATTAGCTTTACCGACGTGACTGGCACAACACATGATATTTATTCTTATTTGAATGAGGGTTATACTGTTTTTTTGGATTTCTCTTATCAATTTTGTGGGCCGTGTAAAGATTGGTCAATTAATGTTGGTCATGATATGTGGGCAGAGCATGGTCCAGATGGAGACAATACTGTACGTATGTTTTATTTTGATATTGACCCAGTAAGTGATGCCGATGTTTTAAGCTATACCCAACAGTGGGGCGTAAACTATCCAGTAATCAATTTATCGAATGGTTCAGATATTCCTGAATATCCTCAAGAAGGTTATCCAACAATATATATTATTTGTCCCGACACTTCATTTTATAAAACGGTTGGATATGGGTACCCTTCTGCCGAAATGAATACATCTTATTATTATGCTTCTTGTAAGGGTGCTGATTTAAGTAATAATAAAGTTTTTGTTGAAGCGGCTGCTCCAACTTCATCTATGCTTTGTAATGCTACGCCACTTCTCTTTTCTCCTAAAATACATATCTTTAATAGTGAAACGGGAGTTGGTATTAATCAAGATTTTTTCTTTAATGAAGAATACGACGTTAAGGTATTTGTAAATGACGAATACCATTCTACTGTTGTTGTAGATCCTTATGCACCAGGCAATGGACCAATTTCAAATATGCAAAATGAAGCTTATCTCGAGCCTTTTAACGTCAATCCTGGTGATGAAGTTACTTTAGTTATTGATTTTGAAGGTGACAATTATCCCGATGATGATACAGCTAGAGTTACTGTTCCTTCTACCATTAACACTAATATTTCTGTTGATTCCAATCTAGTAGTTTCGGCCAATACTAACGGATTGGCTGATGTTTTCTTTGAGATACACAACTCTGAAGGTCAAAGTGTATATAACAATACTAATTCACAAGAGTTTAGCCTACCTCCAGATAGTTGTTACACTATATACTTTACTAATAGCCACCTTTATAGTGCAAGCTTGAAAGATACGCAAGGTAATACGCTAGTCTCCTATACTGCAGGACAGTTTGATGGTTATCAAACGCCTAGGTTATACTTTCATGTAGGAATGAATACCGTTGATATAACAGAGCAAGATTTGTCAGATAAGCAATTGATAGAATATTACTTTTTAGATTTACTAGGCAAGCGTTACAGTTCCATTCATTTGAATGATTTGCCTCAAGGCATTTATGTTCAAGTAAAGCACTATCAAAATGGACAAGTACGAACAGAAAAAATAGTCACTAATCAATAAACATTTAAATTATGCAGTTTCAAAACAAAAAAATACTAGTTGCACTTTTAGTCATTTTATTTTCTTTAAGTAGCGAGGCTCAAGTTGCGCCTGATGCAAGTTTTACAGACTTGGAGGGGAATTCACACAATATATATAGCTACCTAGATGATGGCTACAAGGTTATTTTAGTTTATGGAGGCTATGAAGGTGCTTGTTGGATTGGTGAATGGCAAACTGCTGTTGGTTCCGAAATTTGGGATGAATTTGGTCCTAGTGGAGATAATACTGTTCGTATGTTCTTTATTGATGAAACTGACTTGATGAATTCAACAGATCAATCTGTAGCAAATTATACGGCTCAAATGGGCGTTGAATATCCCGTAGTAAATCTAGATAATGCCTTACCTGGTTATCCTGTTGATGGAACTCCGGCTTTTTACGCCATTTGTTTGGATAAGAGCTATCATTCTGGTGGTGGTTTTGGAGAGGAAAGTAGTTATGAACAAATGAAAGCATTTTTATTAGATTGTGATGGTGAAGACCTTTCTAATGATATATATTTTAGTGGCTTAAAAGATAAACCTCGATTTTGTACTAAAGGCGATAATCATAGTTTTATTCCAATCTTACATCTTATGTTTTCGGAGTTAAATGAAAACAATACAGATAGTGCAATCCTTACTGGAAATTATCTAAATCAAGCTTATAAAATTTATTATTATTTGAATGGTTCTATACAAGATACTTTTAACATGCCTCCACCTACTGGAGAGCATGGCATGCATGCCGATCAACCCACGCTACCTATTGTAACATTAAATTCAGGTGATGTGATACGTTATGTGTTAGATTATCCTAACGATTCTTATTCAGGAAATAACGAATATGAGTATACTATTCCTTCAAATCTAGAAGACTCTCCAATATCTACTACGAACTTACACAAACTAGTTTTGGGAGATAATCAAGGGGGTGGTTACTTTTCAATAAAAGCTCCCCTTGAAGATGGGGGGACTTTACTTCATGATTTTGAACAAATTAATCAAATTACTTTAGATGATGGGAATTGTTATTCTGTAAAATTCGCAAATAACTTATTCTCGGTTGTTGCTTTGCAAGACGAGAATAGTAACGGAGTTGTAACAGTAAACGAACTAGACTTTTATCCCATAAACCAAACACCTTGGCTATATTTTAATGTAGATTCTAATGCTGAACCAACAACCATTAGAGAAGATAATCTTGAAAACAAATCGATTACGGCTATAAAATACTATGACATCAACGGAAAAAGGATTTCTCTTGGAAACGGAAAACAACCTTTTATCTCTTACATACAAGTCATACACTTTGAAGACGGTAGTGTTACAACTAAAAAATTCTTAAGAAAATATTAGAAAAAACATACGATAAAACTATACCATATTTAATATAAAACTTTGATTACATGGAATTTCAAAACAAAAAAATACTAGTTGCACTTTTAGTCATTTTATTTTCTTTAAGTAGCGAGGCTCAAGTTGCGCCTAACTTGACATTTACTGATTTAGATGGGATGACTCATACCATTCATGATTATACAGAAGCCGGATATAAGGTATTATTGGATTTTTCTTACGAAACGTGCAATCCTTGTAAAGAATGGGCTATTAATGTGGGGCATGATTTATGGCAAAATCATGGTCCTGACGGCGACAATACCTTACGTATGTTCCATATAGACCCTAAGCCTGGAACTGATCAGGATGTTGCTAATTATACGCAAACATGGGGAGTTGAATATCCTGTAGTGAATATGCAATCTGTACCGTCAGAATACCCTTTAGATAGTTATCCACGTTTGTTTTTCATCTGTGCCGATAAAAGTTATTATGAGTCTGGAGGCTATGGCTATCCGTCCTCAATAATGAAGGCGCAATATTTTCTTGAGATATGTAATGGTTCTAATTTAACGGGTAATAAAACTTTCATTAGTGCCACTCCTGCCACATCTTCTACTTTATGTAATTCATCACCATTTTCTTATACTCCACAAATTCATGTGTTTAATAATGACGTTGTTGGAATAGGAAGTGGTGCACCACAATTTGAAGACCCTTATGACGTAAAAATATTTATCAATGGCAGTCACCATTCTACCCAAACGGTAGACCCCTGGGCAGATATGTCGGTAAGCAACTTTGATGATATATCTTACTTACAGCCTATTCCTGTTAGTCAAAATGATTTATTAGCTTTAGTGATAGATGTTGAAGGAGATAATTTCCCTGATGATGACACTATTTATGTCCAAATTCCATCCTCGGTTAGTACGCCAACATCAGCTAGCACTTCACTCATTGTAGAAGCGGGCTCTATATATGATGTTTATGATTCTTCCAACGAAAAGGTACATGATGGTTATGGCAACGGCTCTTTTACTTTGCCTGAAGGCAGTTGTTATAGCATAGAGTTTTGGAATGCGCAATACTATTCAGGAGTGCTTAAAGATGGTGCTTCAGGCTCAACCTTAATTCAATTTCAGCCAGGAGATTTTGAAGGTTCTGTTTCGCCACGCTTGTACTTTAATGTGGTGACTATTCCTACTCCTATAAGTGTACAAGAAGACCATTTAAACGCTAAAGTTATGGATACCTATTTCCTTAATCTCTTAGGCAAACGCTTATCTACAAACAACATAGAAGACTTACCTAAGGGTGTTTATTTACAACTTACCAAATACGAAAACGGTGAAGTTCGAGCTAAAAAAGTAACTCAAAATCACAGGTAATTTTTAAAAAAATACTAGCTATGAAAAATTCATTATACTCTTTTTTTATAATTCTGACTATAATATTTATTTCGATACAAAGTAATGCTCAGTTATCACAAAATGCGCCTAACTTGACATTCACTGATTTAGAGGGTGTTACACATAATTTACATGATTATTTAGATCAGGGGTTTAAGGTAATACTAGAATATTCATACAAAAGTTGTTATCCTTGTGAGCGTTGGGCGTTGGATGTTGGGCACCCTTTATGGCAAGAACATGGCCCCAATGGAGATAATACTATTCGTATGTTTTATGTAGATCCAAAGCCAGAAACGGACGAATATGTAGCTCAATATACTCAAGAGTGGGATATTCAATACCCTGTTATTAATATAAACTCACCTTATTCGGAGTACCCAGCAATTTATTTTCCTCGCTTGTATTTCTTTTGTCCTGACAAATCGTATTTGGTAAACATTTCTAATTCTAAGAATGCTGTAAATTACTACCTTAGTCTATGTGATGGACACGACTATACCAATAATATTCAATTGTACTCTGCTGACATACCTAATTCTTCTACTGTTTGCGGAGCAAATACATTTAGCTATTCTCCAAGAATTGAATTAATAAAAACGGACTACATGTTATTTGACTCTAACTCTAGTCTTTTTGACCAGCCTTACGATGTTCAAATATTTGTCAATGGGGTGTATCATTCTACACAAACTTTGGATCCAACTGCAGATGGTTCTTATAATAGTTCAGGTGATAGTGATTCTTTTTTAGATCCTATCACAGTTTCTTATAACGATGAGGTGACTTTTGTCATTGATTTTGAGGGAGACAACTACCCTCAAGATGATACGCTGACGGTCGTAATGCCAGCTTCGTCTGACACGCCTCCTACTGCAAGTCATAATAAATTCAAAATTGATGCTGGTGATGGCTTAGAGTATACCATAAGAAATTCTGATTACGAAGTCGTTAAAGAAGGGATAGGCTCTTCTTCTGAATTTGAATTGCAAGCAGGAAGTTGTTACAGTATAGTCTTTAAATATGTACAACATTATGAGGGAGCACTAAAAAATAATGTAACAGGGGAGAATGTGATTGCTTTCCAACAAGGAGATTTTACACATGATTATTTTTCACCTGTACTTTTCTTTAATGTGATTAGTACAGTAGATATTAAGGAAGATACTTTTAATAGTGCTGCAAAAGACAGCTATTTCCTTAACCTTTTGGGTAAACGCTTATCAGAGACAAAAATAGAAGACTTACCTAAGGGTGTTTATTTACAACTTACCGAATACGAAAACGGTGAAGTTCGAGCTAAAAAAGTAACTCAAAATCATAAATATTAATTTAATAAACAGAACCATGAAAAATTTTTTACGAATCCTTTTTATATTATTGTTCGTAACTCTTTACGGGACAACTAATATTCAAGCACAACAAGGTGACGCTACCGATATTACCTTTACAGATTTGGACGGCAACACCTACAATCTTTTCAACCTAACTTCTTCGGGTTATAGGGTAATTTTAAATTTTGCTTCAGTTTCGTGTGGCCCTTGTCAACATTGGGCTGAAAATGTAGGCGAAGCACTTTGGCAAGAGTATGGTCCCAATGGCGACAACAGTCTGCGTATATTTCACATAGATTATAAACCTAGAACTGACGAAACTGTCTCTGAATATATAGATGATTGGGAAATTACCTATCCTGTTGTGAATTTGCAATCAATACCTGATGGTTACAATCATACCGACGATTTTTCTCCACGTTTCTACATTTGTACAGATAATAAGTATTTTTTCACTGGTGGTGGCGGTTATAGTGCGTCTTTTTCAATGTTATATTCATATTATTTCCTCGACATATTGTGTGAAGGCTATGACTTGAATAAAGATGTACAGATTCTAGAACTTGGACTCCCCACGCCAAAAACGTTATGTGAATCGACACCTCTTTACTATAGCCCTAGAATATATATCAATCGATTAGGAGATGCATTACTTAATGTTCAGCCTGATACTCCGTTTTATTATCCTTATGATATTGAGATATTTATAAATGGAGAATACCATTCTACTCAAACGCATGACCCAGCTGCAGATGGTTCTTATAATTCTGGATTCGATGAAACCTTTTTAGATCCTATACCTGTCAATTTTAATGATAAAGTGTTGGTGAAGATTGATTTTCCGGGAGATAATTTCCCTTATAATGATACAATGTCTGTTATCATACCATCTTATGTTAGCACCCCAACTTCTACTACTACTAAATTATCAGCACAGACATGTTCAGATTACTCATTTCAAGTTTATGATTCTAATGGCGCGCTAATACATTCTGCTATTGGTTATTCGGAGTTTGAGTTAGAGGCAAATAGTTGTTATCAAATTAATTTCTCAAATATTCAACAGTGCGCTGGTGTTTTGAAAGATTTTGCTACAGGTGAGGAATTGATATACATGGATGCAGGAGAATATGCTGGCTATACTTCACCCGGTTTCTATTTTAATGTCATTAGCACTTCAGATATAGAAGAAAGTTCTATTAATAGTGCTATTAAAGATAGCTACTTCCTCAATCTCTTGGGAAAACGTCTATCAGCGACAAATTTAGAGGATTTACCTAAGGGTGTTTATCTACACCTTACCGAATATGAAAACGGTAAAGTACAAACTAAAAAAGTAACTCCAATTTGGTAATAACTAAAAATAAGTAACATAAATCATAAATGAAATGAAAAGTCTTAAAACACTATTTAAAGCGGTATTCTTACTAGGCTTTATTTTCTCATCACGTCTCAGCGCTCAAGTAAATGAAGCTCAAGATAAAACCTTTACTGACCTGTCAGGAGTGACTCATAATTTGTTCACTTATCTTGATTCTGGTTATATAGTTATGATAGATTTTTCTTTCATAGGTTGTGGTTCATGTGAGTATTGGGCTAAAGAAATAGGTTCTGACTTATGGCAAACTCATGGTCCTGATGGTGATAATACGTTAAGAATGTTTCATATTGATTATGAACCAGAACTGGATTTCGTGCTTAGTGATTATGTTGATGAACTCGGCATAGAGTATCCTGTTGTAAATATTCAAGAACAATGGCCAGAATATCCTGTAGCCGGAGGACCAACATGTTATTGGATTTGCCCAAACAGAACACTCAATAAATCAATAGGATATACCTACCCAGATTCTGAAATTTCGGCAAACATATTGTATTACAATTGCATGGGTATTGATTTAACGGAGAATATTAGTCTTCTTAAAGCTACTCCAGCTTCCTCTAGTACATTGTGTAGCAGTGATGGTTTATATTATTATGAGCCTGAATTGTTATTGATGCATAACGACTTATTAGATGCTGCAGAGCCAGACCCTAACTCAGATGATTGGTTCAATATTTCTGCTATTGATACTATTTATCAAGTTGAGGTATTTAGAAATGGAACTTTTGTATCCACTCAAAACGTAAATCCAAATTCAGATGGTTCAATTAACAAATACGATAGCCCCATATTAGACCCCATAGATGTATCACCTAACGATGAAATAACCCTAGTTTGTCATTATCCTGACGACACTCAGGCGTTTGATGACACTATTAGGGTAACGATACCAGCAGAAGTCATAAATCCTACATCAACGACATCAGATATACACATTATTGGTCATAATAATCTAAGTTATCAGATTAAAAATTCAAATGGAGATTCCATTTGTAGTGGCAATGGTAATAGTCAATTTACGCTAACTAATGGGGATTGCTATAAAATCCGATTTTTCAATTCACATACTTATGATGGTAGTTTATCCGATGGCAACCAAAATATTTTGATTTCTTTTGAAGCAGGAGAATATAATGTGGCGGGTGATCCTTTTGGTGCGCCAATTTATTTTTATGCTTCACCATGGTTCTATTTTAATGTTGACGGGCAATCCAATACAGATGTCAATGATTCATGGAATAAATTAAATACGCACTTAATATCTACTGAATATTTTGATGTTTTAGGAAAAAAACATCAACTTACTAGCCAACTAAAGAAAGGGGTTTATGTTGAGTTGAAACGTTATGCTAATGGTATGGTAAAAAGCCGAAAAATCTGTATTCAATAAATTAGATTAAACACAGTATTATAAAAAAGAGGGGTATTTCCCCTCTTTTTTTTGTGTCTAATTGTGTAACTTAGCGACATAAATTTTATACAATAAATGAAGTTCAACACCAAAGTTATTCATGCAGGATTAGAGCCTGACCCATCTACAGGAGCAATAATGACTCCTATTTATCAAACCTCGACCTATGTTCAGGCTAGTCCTGGCAATCATCAAGGCTTTGAATATTCTAGAACAGGAAACCCTACCCGAGCCGCTTTGGAAAA contains these protein-coding regions:
- a CDS encoding YicC family protein, with protein sequence MILSMTGYGKAETNAHNKKFTVEIKSLNSKQIDMNVRVPSSYRDKELNIRKLLSTALSRGKIDCSLFVEYTGTEKTANINAEVVKKYYHDLQNITKELESNDELMSTVMRMPEVMKVEKEEIDPQEWETIESLIQQASNALTQFREDEGQSLAQDFKLRIENIRGIMLSIEKEEHQRVANIRERIVEKLGELKSNVDENRLEQELIYYLEKLDVTEEIVRLSNHLNYFLETMNSDISEGKKLGFICQEIGREINTIGSKSNNAEMQQQVVQMKDELEKIKEQILNVL
- a CDS encoding nicotinate-nucleotide adenylyltransferase, with translation MKTGLFFGSFNPIHVGHMAIAQYMLEHTDIDKIWFVVSPQNPFKTKSTLLDQQHRLVLVRIATEDDPKLTASNIEFSLPIPSYTVDTLAHLRESYPEEDFALIMGQDNLSNFHKWKNYEAILEWHEVYVYPRPKAKNCELENHPKIHLTQAPMMDISADFIRKCIQENKAVSYFLPPKIMEYIDEMNFYK
- a CDS encoding EamA family transporter, which encodes MNKRLLAHLALFAANLIYGINFTVAKEVMPEYIEPLGFILVRVTGAVILFWLCYALFYYEKVKKGDLLKLAICGLFGVAINQMLFFEGLNLTTPINAAVIMVSNPILVLLFGIALATEKFNFKKGIGVALGALGAILLITNGGQLSLNNEHFWGNIMVFINASSYAVYLVLVKPLMQKYKPITVISWVFLFGILFVIPFGWSDFQAIQWATMPSGILWRVVFVVIGTTFFAYLFNIYGLKTLNPSTVSTYIYLQPVLASIVAIIASSDSLDLTKIGSSILIFLGVYLVSHKTKAVQD
- the gmk gene encoding guanylate kinase — its product is MSSNKVIIFSAPSGAGKTTVVKHLLQNLTSQLSFSISACSRAPRQNEVNGKDYHFLSVEDFKKGIENKLFLEWEEVYPNLFYGTLLEEVERIWSNGKAIIFDVDVKGGISLKQHFGEKALSVFVAPPSLGILEERLRNRGTESEEDLQKRIGKASQEMTHRSDFDKVLVNENLERACQQALEMVQDFLVD